A genomic segment from Carassius auratus strain Wakin chromosome 25, ASM336829v1, whole genome shotgun sequence encodes:
- the LOC113043439 gene encoding ankyrin repeat and SOCS box protein 15-like isoform X3 gives MDPSGDLEEDGDLFDAAVQLSIQESFKDIASLGSVEHQKILDAIFRGDLFALQELSDYPAAFTEVDSKGWYPIHRAAVQQSVQVLEMVLYGSYRMSLEEETADGETPLILATQAGLVEIVRTLLEHGASPNRINSKNESPLLLACPKKWTAIHEAAKVGCTDILTLLLQHGGNVSETEENGVTPMGIAAEYGQAEALDILIHYGGDVNAQAPNGDSVLYDTAGSGNPVCIELLLQHGADPNIANLSLQLPIHWAAYKGNYLSLYSALRMLIPVTTRKALRLSGQSPIHTAADGGHVRCMELLVDRGFDVNALLDTNVSEKYGDMRKTALHFAVSNGDVTGVQLLLNAGAKTDMDPLHCLLVAVRTGRYEIVRILLASQADVNCYFTEVNDTVFPTALQYCLRDEMMMRLLLNGGYDAEKCFCCPHDSTWGCSSEHTSEKVPFCDFISVSWLVQFSGRAVQVLLDYVNHVIICSKLKMVLKKHKEWTEIAEILGNPRSLQHQCRLAIRREMTPLRLGDPKFINSAPFPPGLKSYLMYKEHDLYGRILYQE, from the exons ATGGATCCATCAGGTGACCTAGAAGAGGATGGTGACCTTTTTGATGCTGCAGTCCAACTGAGCATTCAAGAGTCATTTAAAGACATCGCCTCTCTCGGAAG TGTGGAACATCAAAAGATCTTGGATGCAATTTTCCGAG GTGACCTCTTTGCTCTGCAGGAGCTGTCGGACTATCCTGCCGCATTCACTGAGGTGGATAGCAAGGGGTGGTACCCAATTCATAGAGCTGCTGTCCAGCAATCTGTGCAGGTGCTGGAGATGGTACTTTATG GTTCCTACAGGATGAGTTTAGAGGAGGAAACCGCAGATGGAGAGACGCCATTGATATTGGCGACTCAAGCTGGGCTGGTGGAGATTGTTAGGACTCTGCTTGAGCACGGAGCTTCACCCAACAGAATAAACAGCAAAAATGAATCTCCTTTATTACTGG CCTGCCCTAAAAAGTGGACTGCCATTCATGAGGCGGCCAAGGTGGGCTGCACTGACATTCTTACACTGCTGCTGCAACATGGAGGGAACGTGTCGGAGACGGAAGAGAATGGAGTGACGCCCATGGGGATTGCAGCAGAGTATGGACAAGCAGAGGCACTGGACATCCTTATTCACTATG GTGGCGATGTAAATGCTCAAGCGCCAAATGGAGACAGTGTGCTATATGATACTGCTGGCTCTGGCAATcctgtttgcattgaacttttaCTTCAACATGGAGCTGATCCCAACATCGCTAATCTTTCCTTACAGCTTCCCATCCACTGGGCAGCGTACAAAGGGAATTACCT TTCTCTTTACAGCGCCTTAAGAATGTTAATCCCAGTAACCACAAGGAAAGCCCTCCGTCTCTCAGGCCAGAGCCCAATTCATACAGCTGCAGATGGAGGCCATGTCCGATGCATGGAACTCCTGGTGGACAGAGGTTTCGACGTCAACGCTCTTCTTGACACAAATGTTTCGGAGAAATATGGAGATATGCGGAAGACTGCTTTGCACTTTGCGGTCTCCAATGGAGATGTGACTGGCGTCCAGTTGCTGTTAAACGCAGGAGCCAAAACGGACATGGATCCCCTGCACTGCCTCCTAGTGGCGGTGAGAACTGGGCGTTATGAGATTGTCAGGATTCTCCTGGCTAGCCAAGCAGATGTGAACTGTTACTTCACAGAAGTCAACGACACAGTGTTTCCCACTGCCTTACAATACTGCCTGAGGGATGAGATGATGATGCGACTGCTGTTAAATGGTGGTTATGATGCAGAGAaatgcttctgttgtcctcatgaCTCAACATGGGGTTGTTCCTCAGAACATACCAGTGAGAAGGTTCca TTTTGTGATTTCATCAGCGTCTCTTGGCTAGTGCAGTTCTCTGGAAGAGCTGTGCAGGTTCTCCTCGACTACGTCAATCATGTTATTATCTGCTCCAAGCTGAAAATGGTTCTAAAGAAGCATAAAGAGTGGACTGAAATTGCAGAAATATTGG GGAATCCTCGTTCACTGCAACACCAATGCAGACTTGCCATCAGGAGAGAGATGACTCCACTAAGGCTGGGTGATCCAAAGTTCATAAACTCAGCTCCTTTCCCACCAGGACTGAAAAGCTACTTGATGTACAAAGAGCATGATTTGTATGGACGAATCCTGTATCAGGAGTGA
- the LOC113043439 gene encoding ankyrin repeat and SOCS box protein 15-like isoform X2: MDPSGDLEEDGDLFDAAVQLSIQESFKDIASLGSVEHQKILDAIFRGDLFALQELSDYPAAFTEVDSKGWYPIHRAAVQQSVQVLEMVLYVVGRKGSYRMSLEEETADGETPLILATQAGLVEIVRTLLEHGASPNRINSKNESPLLLACPKKWTAIHEAAKVGCTDILTLLLQHGGNVSETEENGVTPMGIAAEYGQAEALDILIHYGGDVNAQAPNGDSVLYDTAGSGNPVCIELLLQHGADPNIANLSLQLPIHWAAYKGNYLALRMLIPVTTRKALRLSGQSPIHTAADGGHVRCMELLVDRGFDVNALLDTNVSEKYGDMRKTALHFAVSNGDVTGVQLLLNAGAKTDMDPLHCLLVAVRTGRYEIVRILLASQADVNCYFTEVNDTVFPTALQYCLRDEMMMRLLLNGGYDAEKCFCCPHDSTWGCSSEHTSEKVPFCDFISVSWLVQFSGRAVQVLLDYVNHVIICSKLKMVLKKHKEWTEIAEILGNPRSLQHQCRLAIRREMTPLRLGDPKFINSAPFPPGLKSYLMYKEHDLYGRILYQE, from the exons ATGGATCCATCAGGTGACCTAGAAGAGGATGGTGACCTTTTTGATGCTGCAGTCCAACTGAGCATTCAAGAGTCATTTAAAGACATCGCCTCTCTCGGAAG TGTGGAACATCAAAAGATCTTGGATGCAATTTTCCGAG GTGACCTCTTTGCTCTGCAGGAGCTGTCGGACTATCCTGCCGCATTCACTGAGGTGGATAGCAAGGGGTGGTACCCAATTCATAGAGCTGCTGTCCAGCAATCTGTGCAGGTGCTGGAGATGGTACTTTATG TGGTTGGTAGAAAAGGTTCCTACAGGATGAGTTTAGAGGAGGAAACCGCAGATGGAGAGACGCCATTGATATTGGCGACTCAAGCTGGGCTGGTGGAGATTGTTAGGACTCTGCTTGAGCACGGAGCTTCACCCAACAGAATAAACAGCAAAAATGAATCTCCTTTATTACTGG CCTGCCCTAAAAAGTGGACTGCCATTCATGAGGCGGCCAAGGTGGGCTGCACTGACATTCTTACACTGCTGCTGCAACATGGAGGGAACGTGTCGGAGACGGAAGAGAATGGAGTGACGCCCATGGGGATTGCAGCAGAGTATGGACAAGCAGAGGCACTGGACATCCTTATTCACTATG GTGGCGATGTAAATGCTCAAGCGCCAAATGGAGACAGTGTGCTATATGATACTGCTGGCTCTGGCAATcctgtttgcattgaacttttaCTTCAACATGGAGCTGATCCCAACATCGCTAATCTTTCCTTACAGCTTCCCATCCACTGGGCAGCGTACAAAGGGAATTACCT CGCCTTAAGAATGTTAATCCCAGTAACCACAAGGAAAGCCCTCCGTCTCTCAGGCCAGAGCCCAATTCATACAGCTGCAGATGGAGGCCATGTCCGATGCATGGAACTCCTGGTGGACAGAGGTTTCGACGTCAACGCTCTTCTTGACACAAATGTTTCGGAGAAATATGGAGATATGCGGAAGACTGCTTTGCACTTTGCGGTCTCCAATGGAGATGTGACTGGCGTCCAGTTGCTGTTAAACGCAGGAGCCAAAACGGACATGGATCCCCTGCACTGCCTCCTAGTGGCGGTGAGAACTGGGCGTTATGAGATTGTCAGGATTCTCCTGGCTAGCCAAGCAGATGTGAACTGTTACTTCACAGAAGTCAACGACACAGTGTTTCCCACTGCCTTACAATACTGCCTGAGGGATGAGATGATGATGCGACTGCTGTTAAATGGTGGTTATGATGCAGAGAaatgcttctgttgtcctcatgaCTCAACATGGGGTTGTTCCTCAGAACATACCAGTGAGAAGGTTCca TTTTGTGATTTCATCAGCGTCTCTTGGCTAGTGCAGTTCTCTGGAAGAGCTGTGCAGGTTCTCCTCGACTACGTCAATCATGTTATTATCTGCTCCAAGCTGAAAATGGTTCTAAAGAAGCATAAAGAGTGGACTGAAATTGCAGAAATATTGG GGAATCCTCGTTCACTGCAACACCAATGCAGACTTGCCATCAGGAGAGAGATGACTCCACTAAGGCTGGGTGATCCAAAGTTCATAAACTCAGCTCCTTTCCCACCAGGACTGAAAAGCTACTTGATGTACAAAGAGCATGATTTGTATGGACGAATCCTGTATCAGGAGTGA
- the LOC113043439 gene encoding ankyrin repeat and SOCS box protein 15-like isoform X4 produces MDPSGDLEEDGDLFDAAVQLSIQESFKDIASLGSVEHQKILDAIFRGDLFALQELSDYPAAFTEVDSKGWYPIHRAAVQQSVQVLEMVLYVVGRKGSYRMSLEEETADGETPLILATQAGLVEIVRTLLEHGASPNRINSKNESPLLLACPKKWTAIHEAAKVGCTDILTLLLQHGGNVSETEENGVTPMGIAAEYGQAEALDILIHYGGDVNAQAPNGDSVLYDTAGSGNPVCIELLLQHGADPNIANLSLQLPIHWAAYKGNYLSLYSALRMLIPVTTRKALRLSGQSPIHTAADGGHVRCMELLVDRGFDVNALLDTNVSEKYGDMRKTALHFAVSNGDVTGVQLLLNAGAKTDMDPLHCLLVAVRTGRYEIVRILLASQADVNCYFTEVNDTVFPTALQYCLRDEMMMRLLLNGGYDAEKCFCCPHDSTWGCSSEHTSEKVPVSSPKMSVPKHIL; encoded by the exons ATGGATCCATCAGGTGACCTAGAAGAGGATGGTGACCTTTTTGATGCTGCAGTCCAACTGAGCATTCAAGAGTCATTTAAAGACATCGCCTCTCTCGGAAG TGTGGAACATCAAAAGATCTTGGATGCAATTTTCCGAG GTGACCTCTTTGCTCTGCAGGAGCTGTCGGACTATCCTGCCGCATTCACTGAGGTGGATAGCAAGGGGTGGTACCCAATTCATAGAGCTGCTGTCCAGCAATCTGTGCAGGTGCTGGAGATGGTACTTTATG TGGTTGGTAGAAAAGGTTCCTACAGGATGAGTTTAGAGGAGGAAACCGCAGATGGAGAGACGCCATTGATATTGGCGACTCAAGCTGGGCTGGTGGAGATTGTTAGGACTCTGCTTGAGCACGGAGCTTCACCCAACAGAATAAACAGCAAAAATGAATCTCCTTTATTACTGG CCTGCCCTAAAAAGTGGACTGCCATTCATGAGGCGGCCAAGGTGGGCTGCACTGACATTCTTACACTGCTGCTGCAACATGGAGGGAACGTGTCGGAGACGGAAGAGAATGGAGTGACGCCCATGGGGATTGCAGCAGAGTATGGACAAGCAGAGGCACTGGACATCCTTATTCACTATG GTGGCGATGTAAATGCTCAAGCGCCAAATGGAGACAGTGTGCTATATGATACTGCTGGCTCTGGCAATcctgtttgcattgaacttttaCTTCAACATGGAGCTGATCCCAACATCGCTAATCTTTCCTTACAGCTTCCCATCCACTGGGCAGCGTACAAAGGGAATTACCT TTCTCTTTACAGCGCCTTAAGAATGTTAATCCCAGTAACCACAAGGAAAGCCCTCCGTCTCTCAGGCCAGAGCCCAATTCATACAGCTGCAGATGGAGGCCATGTCCGATGCATGGAACTCCTGGTGGACAGAGGTTTCGACGTCAACGCTCTTCTTGACACAAATGTTTCGGAGAAATATGGAGATATGCGGAAGACTGCTTTGCACTTTGCGGTCTCCAATGGAGATGTGACTGGCGTCCAGTTGCTGTTAAACGCAGGAGCCAAAACGGACATGGATCCCCTGCACTGCCTCCTAGTGGCGGTGAGAACTGGGCGTTATGAGATTGTCAGGATTCTCCTGGCTAGCCAAGCAGATGTGAACTGTTACTTCACAGAAGTCAACGACACAGTGTTTCCCACTGCCTTACAATACTGCCTGAGGGATGAGATGATGATGCGACTGCTGTTAAATGGTGGTTATGATGCAGAGAaatgcttctgttgtcctcatgaCTCAACATGGGGTTGTTCCTCAGAACATACCAGTGAGAAGGTTCcagtaagttcacccaaaatgtctGTCCCAAAACATA TTTTGTGA
- the LOC113043439 gene encoding ankyrin repeat and SOCS box protein 15-like isoform X5 has translation MDPSGDLEEDGDLFDAAVQLSIQESFKDIASLGSVEHQKILDAIFRGDLFALQELSDYPAAFTEVDSKGWYPIHRAAVQQSVQVLEMVLYGSYRMSLEEETADGETPLILATQAGLVEIVRTLLEHGASPNRINSKNESPLLLACPKKWTAIHEAAKVGCTDILTLLLQHGGNVSETEENGVTPMGIAAEYGQAEALDILIHYGGDVNAQAPNGDSVLYDTAGSGNPVCIELLLQHGADPNIANLSLQLPIHWAAYKGNYLALRMLIPVTTRKALRLSGQSPIHTAADGGHVRCMELLVDRGFDVNALLDTNVSEKYGDMRKTALHFAVSNGDVTGVQLLLNAGAKTDMDPLHCLLVAVRTGRYEIVRILLASQADVNCYFTEVNDTVFPTALQYCLRDEMMMRLLLNGGYDAEKCFCCPHDSTWGCSSEHTSEKVPFCDFISVSWLVQFSGRAVQVLLDYVNHVIICSKLKMVLKKHKEWTEIAEILGNPRSLQHQCRLAIRREMTPLRLGDPKFINSAPFPPGLKSYLMYKEHDLYGRILYQE, from the exons ATGGATCCATCAGGTGACCTAGAAGAGGATGGTGACCTTTTTGATGCTGCAGTCCAACTGAGCATTCAAGAGTCATTTAAAGACATCGCCTCTCTCGGAAG TGTGGAACATCAAAAGATCTTGGATGCAATTTTCCGAG GTGACCTCTTTGCTCTGCAGGAGCTGTCGGACTATCCTGCCGCATTCACTGAGGTGGATAGCAAGGGGTGGTACCCAATTCATAGAGCTGCTGTCCAGCAATCTGTGCAGGTGCTGGAGATGGTACTTTATG GTTCCTACAGGATGAGTTTAGAGGAGGAAACCGCAGATGGAGAGACGCCATTGATATTGGCGACTCAAGCTGGGCTGGTGGAGATTGTTAGGACTCTGCTTGAGCACGGAGCTTCACCCAACAGAATAAACAGCAAAAATGAATCTCCTTTATTACTGG CCTGCCCTAAAAAGTGGACTGCCATTCATGAGGCGGCCAAGGTGGGCTGCACTGACATTCTTACACTGCTGCTGCAACATGGAGGGAACGTGTCGGAGACGGAAGAGAATGGAGTGACGCCCATGGGGATTGCAGCAGAGTATGGACAAGCAGAGGCACTGGACATCCTTATTCACTATG GTGGCGATGTAAATGCTCAAGCGCCAAATGGAGACAGTGTGCTATATGATACTGCTGGCTCTGGCAATcctgtttgcattgaacttttaCTTCAACATGGAGCTGATCCCAACATCGCTAATCTTTCCTTACAGCTTCCCATCCACTGGGCAGCGTACAAAGGGAATTACCT CGCCTTAAGAATGTTAATCCCAGTAACCACAAGGAAAGCCCTCCGTCTCTCAGGCCAGAGCCCAATTCATACAGCTGCAGATGGAGGCCATGTCCGATGCATGGAACTCCTGGTGGACAGAGGTTTCGACGTCAACGCTCTTCTTGACACAAATGTTTCGGAGAAATATGGAGATATGCGGAAGACTGCTTTGCACTTTGCGGTCTCCAATGGAGATGTGACTGGCGTCCAGTTGCTGTTAAACGCAGGAGCCAAAACGGACATGGATCCCCTGCACTGCCTCCTAGTGGCGGTGAGAACTGGGCGTTATGAGATTGTCAGGATTCTCCTGGCTAGCCAAGCAGATGTGAACTGTTACTTCACAGAAGTCAACGACACAGTGTTTCCCACTGCCTTACAATACTGCCTGAGGGATGAGATGATGATGCGACTGCTGTTAAATGGTGGTTATGATGCAGAGAaatgcttctgttgtcctcatgaCTCAACATGGGGTTGTTCCTCAGAACATACCAGTGAGAAGGTTCca TTTTGTGATTTCATCAGCGTCTCTTGGCTAGTGCAGTTCTCTGGAAGAGCTGTGCAGGTTCTCCTCGACTACGTCAATCATGTTATTATCTGCTCCAAGCTGAAAATGGTTCTAAAGAAGCATAAAGAGTGGACTGAAATTGCAGAAATATTGG GGAATCCTCGTTCACTGCAACACCAATGCAGACTTGCCATCAGGAGAGAGATGACTCCACTAAGGCTGGGTGATCCAAAGTTCATAAACTCAGCTCCTTTCCCACCAGGACTGAAAAGCTACTTGATGTACAAAGAGCATGATTTGTATGGACGAATCCTGTATCAGGAGTGA
- the LOC113043439 gene encoding ankyrin repeat and SOCS box protein 15-like isoform X1, whose protein sequence is MDPSGDLEEDGDLFDAAVQLSIQESFKDIASLGSVEHQKILDAIFRGDLFALQELSDYPAAFTEVDSKGWYPIHRAAVQQSVQVLEMVLYVVGRKGSYRMSLEEETADGETPLILATQAGLVEIVRTLLEHGASPNRINSKNESPLLLACPKKWTAIHEAAKVGCTDILTLLLQHGGNVSETEENGVTPMGIAAEYGQAEALDILIHYGGDVNAQAPNGDSVLYDTAGSGNPVCIELLLQHGADPNIANLSLQLPIHWAAYKGNYLSLYSALRMLIPVTTRKALRLSGQSPIHTAADGGHVRCMELLVDRGFDVNALLDTNVSEKYGDMRKTALHFAVSNGDVTGVQLLLNAGAKTDMDPLHCLLVAVRTGRYEIVRILLASQADVNCYFTEVNDTVFPTALQYCLRDEMMMRLLLNGGYDAEKCFCCPHDSTWGCSSEHTSEKVPFCDFISVSWLVQFSGRAVQVLLDYVNHVIICSKLKMVLKKHKEWTEIAEILGNPRSLQHQCRLAIRREMTPLRLGDPKFINSAPFPPGLKSYLMYKEHDLYGRILYQE, encoded by the exons ATGGATCCATCAGGTGACCTAGAAGAGGATGGTGACCTTTTTGATGCTGCAGTCCAACTGAGCATTCAAGAGTCATTTAAAGACATCGCCTCTCTCGGAAG TGTGGAACATCAAAAGATCTTGGATGCAATTTTCCGAG GTGACCTCTTTGCTCTGCAGGAGCTGTCGGACTATCCTGCCGCATTCACTGAGGTGGATAGCAAGGGGTGGTACCCAATTCATAGAGCTGCTGTCCAGCAATCTGTGCAGGTGCTGGAGATGGTACTTTATG TGGTTGGTAGAAAAGGTTCCTACAGGATGAGTTTAGAGGAGGAAACCGCAGATGGAGAGACGCCATTGATATTGGCGACTCAAGCTGGGCTGGTGGAGATTGTTAGGACTCTGCTTGAGCACGGAGCTTCACCCAACAGAATAAACAGCAAAAATGAATCTCCTTTATTACTGG CCTGCCCTAAAAAGTGGACTGCCATTCATGAGGCGGCCAAGGTGGGCTGCACTGACATTCTTACACTGCTGCTGCAACATGGAGGGAACGTGTCGGAGACGGAAGAGAATGGAGTGACGCCCATGGGGATTGCAGCAGAGTATGGACAAGCAGAGGCACTGGACATCCTTATTCACTATG GTGGCGATGTAAATGCTCAAGCGCCAAATGGAGACAGTGTGCTATATGATACTGCTGGCTCTGGCAATcctgtttgcattgaacttttaCTTCAACATGGAGCTGATCCCAACATCGCTAATCTTTCCTTACAGCTTCCCATCCACTGGGCAGCGTACAAAGGGAATTACCT TTCTCTTTACAGCGCCTTAAGAATGTTAATCCCAGTAACCACAAGGAAAGCCCTCCGTCTCTCAGGCCAGAGCCCAATTCATACAGCTGCAGATGGAGGCCATGTCCGATGCATGGAACTCCTGGTGGACAGAGGTTTCGACGTCAACGCTCTTCTTGACACAAATGTTTCGGAGAAATATGGAGATATGCGGAAGACTGCTTTGCACTTTGCGGTCTCCAATGGAGATGTGACTGGCGTCCAGTTGCTGTTAAACGCAGGAGCCAAAACGGACATGGATCCCCTGCACTGCCTCCTAGTGGCGGTGAGAACTGGGCGTTATGAGATTGTCAGGATTCTCCTGGCTAGCCAAGCAGATGTGAACTGTTACTTCACAGAAGTCAACGACACAGTGTTTCCCACTGCCTTACAATACTGCCTGAGGGATGAGATGATGATGCGACTGCTGTTAAATGGTGGTTATGATGCAGAGAaatgcttctgttgtcctcatgaCTCAACATGGGGTTGTTCCTCAGAACATACCAGTGAGAAGGTTCca TTTTGTGATTTCATCAGCGTCTCTTGGCTAGTGCAGTTCTCTGGAAGAGCTGTGCAGGTTCTCCTCGACTACGTCAATCATGTTATTATCTGCTCCAAGCTGAAAATGGTTCTAAAGAAGCATAAAGAGTGGACTGAAATTGCAGAAATATTGG GGAATCCTCGTTCACTGCAACACCAATGCAGACTTGCCATCAGGAGAGAGATGACTCCACTAAGGCTGGGTGATCCAAAGTTCATAAACTCAGCTCCTTTCCCACCAGGACTGAAAAGCTACTTGATGTACAAAGAGCATGATTTGTATGGACGAATCCTGTATCAGGAGTGA